From one Rosa rugosa chromosome 4, drRosRugo1.1, whole genome shotgun sequence genomic stretch:
- the LOC133743984 gene encoding uncharacterized protein LOC133743984, with protein MRIERPPLPLACNDVVNLLSIILIPESNFVDTRDGPESPKSPIAKSPSQNSLRNASLSCCQKENVCCVPGWKVPEQNTRENEEQSGYLLKTQFAKYAEEMLFGLSSPLLTFLPSAGSLAEEDVKMASCADEIYIYLSLPSGAAI; from the exons ATGCGAATCGAGCGACCTCCCCTTCCCCTTGCATGCAATGATGTGGTGAACCTCCTCTCGATCATTCTAATTCCAGAGAGCAATTTCGTCGATACACGG GATGGTCCGGAATCCCCAAAATCCCCAATAGCAAAGTCTCCATCCCAGAACTCTCTTCGTAATGCTAGTCTGTCTTGTTGCCAAAAGGAAAATGTTTGTTGTGTCCCAGGTTGGAAGGTCCCAG AACAGAACACCAGAGAAAATGAGGAGCAGAGCGGATACTTGCTTAAAACCCAATTTGCAAAATATGCAGAAGAGATGCTGTTTGGCCTTTCTTCTCCGCTGTTGACATTTTTGCCATCTGCAG GGTCCCTTGCAGAAGAAGATGTCAAAATGGCTTCATGTGctgatgaaatatatatatatttatctttACCCAGTGGAGCTGCAATCTAA